The genomic window aaagggacagGTAAATGGTACAAAAGATAGATCATGGACCAGGCAGTCAGGAACATATggttctggacaaatcacttaactacaaatgtctacaaaagaaaaagaaaaggaaaaggaataaaaaatgatgagcatgtaaaaaaagtcaagaaatcatTAGTCACCCTGGGAAGAGGGGATAAAAGATGTATGAGAACATTATAGCATGGAAAAGTCCTTAGGAACAGGAAGGTCCTTAGGAACAAGCTATCCTGTACAAGGGATACATCCTAAGAGAAATGTGATTAGTAAGCAGGGAAAATACAAATGAGATGTTTCTAGTAGCTCCTTCCACTTTTTTCTctactgatttctttctttttcatctttagaTCTAGCAAAGACAGCAATGAAAAATCTCACCATACTAACGGAGTTTACCCTTCTGGGACTGACAGATGCCCCTGAATTACAAGTTGCAatattcctcttcctctttttcaccTATTTGTTCAGCATTTTTGGTAATTTGACCATCATCACCCTTACCCTGCTGGACTCCCATCTCCAGACCcccatgtattttttcctccGCAATTTCTCCTTCTTAGAAATTTCATTCACAACTGTTTTTACTCCCAGACTCTTGTTCAGTCTTATAacaggaaacaaaactatcagtTTTGTTGGCTGCTTCACTCAGTACTTTTTTGCTATATTTCTGGGAGCAACAGAGTTTTACCTTCTAGCTGCCATGTCCTATGATCGCTATGTGGCCATCTGCAAACCTCTACATTACACTACCATAATGAACAGCAAAGTCTGCAATCTACTTGTCTTGTGCTCTTGGCTGTCTggattcttaattattttatcacCAATCATCCTGACAAGCCATCTGGATTTCTGTGCATCCAATGTGCTTAACCATTATTATTGTGACTATGGGCCCCTCTTGAAGATTTCTTGTTCTGACACAACCCTTTTAGAGATAGTCGATTTTATTCTAGCACTGGTAACACTGATAACAACCCTTGTGCTTGTGATTCTCTCCTATACAAACATCATCCAGACAATACTTAGGTTTCCCTCTGcccagcaaaagaaaaaagcctTTTCCACCTGCTTCTCCCACATGATCGTTGTCTCCCTATCTTATGGTAGCTGCATCTTCATGTATGTTAAACCATCATCACAGGAAAATGTTGCTTTCAACAAAGGAGTAGCTGTACTTAATACCTCAGTTGCCCCCTTACTTAATCCTTTCATTTATACTCTAAGAAACAAGCAAGTGATACAAGCATTCAAGGACATGACCCAAAAAATCATGAGTATTTGATGACAGACATAATTCAAATCTtagtggaaaaaaatcaaaataaaatatgtaagattTATAATCTCCCTCCTGACATTTCATATTACTCCTTTATCCCTAAATCCTTCAATTCTATAATCCAAATCTTTTGAAAGTCACCCATACCATATTCTCCCCTATCAACTCAGAAAATGTTAATGCAGTACTCTCTGAAATATGTGTCAATTCCTAGTCTTACATCcctatatattttgcttcttcttattagaatgtaagcttcttggggGGCAATTTGGTtgcatagcagatagagcaccagctctggagtcagaaggacctaatttcaaatatgacatcatacacttgatacttactacctgtgtgacccttgcctttccagaaaaaaaaaaaaagctgtgtgacccttgcctttccaggaaaaaagaatatgtttcttgagggtagggactggcATTGTATTTTTGTTCTCAATCTTAACACAGTGTTTGGACCACAATAAGCCCTTATTTAATGCTTTTTCACTCAAATATTGATTTGCTTCCTCTTTCTAAGCCTGTATTCTCTAGGAAATAGTTCCTTATAATGAATATAGACTGGGTTTCCAACAAAGACAAATATATTTCACTATTCAAAGTATGaccattaaaaagaaaaccactcGTCAAAGCACTCCTTTGGATATATTCTTTCCCATGTGAAAGAAGGGCAAAGAGTGAAgttatttaggaattttttttccctctgtggcATAGACTGTGATGCTAACTAGCACACCTTAAATGGGACAGATCAAAGGGAAAACCTTGGGCATAGTAAGAGgcctgaaaaatgagaatgattatCATCGGAAAGAGTGTCAATTATCAgcataataaaatcaatacaataaAAGCAGGGGACAGAAACAATATTGTTCCAGATTAATAAGTATAGATCTGTTATGTCACAGACATAGGATATAAAGTGCATGACAGGAAAATGTAATCCAAGACAGCAATAATGAAACTATAAGGTCAAATATAATCTGCTTCCTAGACCATTAAATGAgaattgttttttacatttttaaaacattatttcctCAAtatcatgtaaaaacaattttaacattcatattttaaaattttaagtccaaattctcttcttcccttctcattcttctccttgagaaggcaagcaatttgatatagtctATTTATGTATgttcatgcaaaacatatttccatataagtcatattgtgaaaaaatccagaccaagaaataaaaagaaagatagaaaggaaaaaattctaaaactattctttgctcttcattcagactccaccagctctttctctggagatggatagcatttttcatatataagtccttcagaactgtcttggatcattgcatttcTAAGAATGGCTAAttcatttacagttgatcatcataaaatatttctattactagACTGTTCTCCAGGTCTGGTTCACTCCAATTTACcacagttcatgtaattctttccaagattttctgaaaacatcctgatcatcatttcttttttctttctttgaatgttattttattttgtatttttaaaattatattcaaataaaattttcaacattcatttattggtaaacttttgagttccatctttttctatttccctcccctcctttctccttctccataTGAGagagagtaatctgatatatgttatacatatacaattatgtttaatatattttcacattagttatattgtaaaataagaatcagaactaaagggggaaaatgttgCTGATCAGTTTTTCTACCacattagtattccatcataattctACCACACTTGTTCTGTCATTCACCAATTAATGGGAAtaccctcaatttacaattcttaactagcacaaaaatatttttgcacacatttttgtccttttcctttttgaatccCTTCAATATACAAAccacttagtagtggtattgttaggtAAAAAGTTGTGCACAATTGTATTGTTCGTTTTATACTTTTATAGTTCAGCACTataaaatggttgaatcagtttacaattccaccaataatactttagtgttccagttttctcacatcatctccaacatttctcatttcccttttctataataTTAGTTAATCTAATATACatgaagttgttttaatttgaatttctctaatcaatgatgatttagaacaattttcatTTAACTATAGATGGCTTTAATTGCTTTgattgaaaactgttcatatcctttaatcatttatcaatgagggaatttctcatatttttataaatttggcagttctctatatatttgagaaatgatggcTTTAGCGTAGAAAGTTGCTAAAATTTTTTCCATAATGtttattatgtattttcttctatcctatttttcccctttttatctttctccccctctcctttcatcttgttcctcctcaaaagtatttataACCACTGCCTTCCCTAATTAGTCCTCCATTCTATCAACCCCCCCTTCACTTGTCCCTTCACCTTCATAATTCCCTTTAAGGTAAGATACATTTTTTACATACAACAGAgagtatgttattccctctttgaactaaTTCTGATAAATATAAGGTATACACATTTGTCTTTCATTACATAAACTCttttatgtaatataatttacTGCATTAtaattctcctttctcccttcaccCTTCTCCAAGTACATTCTTTTTCTCaacacaattctatttttttagatgtCTTCCCTTCATAGTCAACTCACAGCCTTGCTCTCTCTCTATGTTTACTCCTTTTAACTGTCGTAATAATGTCAAGCTCTTAAGAGTTATAAGTATCAAATTCCCATGtagaaatgtaaacaatttaactaTTATATTCcttatgttttcttcttcctgtttttttcatgcttttcttgcttttcttgagtcttgtatttgaaactcaaattttcaaTTCTGTTCTGCTCTTTTCAGCAGGATTGCTtcaaagtttttatttcattaaatattcattttttccctgaaggattatattcaattttgctgggtagatgattcttgattgtaatcctagctccttgccctctggaatatcacatCCAATGTAATCCAAaactttaatgtagaagttgctaaatcatTTGTGATTCCTACTGTTGTTTTTTCCCTGACTGCttagaatattttctccttgatctgggagctctggaatttgactgtagtattcctgagagttttcattttcataataaagaggtgatcagtgtattctttccatctctatctTATGCTCTCATTCTATGATATCATGGTAGTCttacttgataattttttgaaatatgatgtctaggctcttttcttgaacATGGCTTTCAGatggtccaataattcttaaattatctctcctcaatctgtattcaaggtcagttatttttccaattagatatttcatgttttcttctgttttcattcttttgatgttgttcTATTGGACTTCAGGgggtttttttgggagggggggatgaaaacaaatttgaaagtgGAAAACAAATTCCAAGTTAATTGCAAGTTaatgggattaattgactttcctaaagtcacacaactaattaagcatgaaatgtctgaggtcccatttgaactcaggtcttcctgactccagggcttgtgttccatccactgtgccacctagttgtccccattTTTGATGTATTGTTTATTAATTTGTCGTGAAATTGTTAACTTccactttcccaattctaatttttatagaattattttctttaatgagattttgtatcactttttccatttagttaattctactttttaaggtctcttcaatgaatttttgtaacTCTTTCACTATTTGttctattatgttttttaaattgttagtttttttcagtatttttagtgCCTCCTATATCAAGCTATTGACCcttctatattattttcttgtatcactgtcatttgttttcccaaatttttcctctacctctcatatttgttttttaaaatccttttagaGCTATTCTagaaattttggggggggggcctgaaaccaattcttattttctttgaggCCTCCCATATAGCTGTATTTGTCTTCTctagaatttttgttttgatcttcttaGTCAACATAATagttttctatggtcaaattcttttttgtttgcttgtttgttaaTTTTTCCCATCTATTTCTCAACTTCTGTCTTTATATTAAAGTTTGATTTTGCTCCTAGAATGACAAGATTACTCTTCCAAGTTTCaagttttccatgattttcttttcagAGTCATTGgggttggggaggagggaagcagagGGAGGAGATCCATAAGTACTAAATCCTTTCAAGGTGGCAGGATCTAAGGAGAGATGCTATTCTCCTGATCTGTTCTCTAGTCTGAGAATGAACACAAGCACTCTTTTCCACTCTGTGATCTCTGTTCTTTGCAGTCATATACTCttgttttctagttctgctctgcACCTTAAGGCTGCAACCCAGAACTATTAGTGCAACAGTGTCCTACAGTCAGCATCACCAAAGTATCCCCTATAATCTTCTTCTGTCAAACTCTCTTGCTATCTGGgggttgagagctctggaagctgGTGCTGTCACTTCAGTGGCCTTCAGGATCTGCTTCTGACTTGACAGGGGCAGCCTACACTGACTTAGGTGAGTCAAGGTGAGAGTTTGTATCTCACTCAATAGGAGGAAAGTCTGTTTGAGAGACCTTTCCTATTGTTCTAAATAGTCttggactgaaaaattgttttaacccATCCTTCTGTTGGGTTTTCCCTGTCTAGAATTCActtttagtcattttaaaaagttgtttggAGAGAAATTGGGAGACTTCATATAAGTTCTAACATTTGCTCCTCTATCTTGGTTCTGttggtttttccatttttaaataaggttatattgtattttaaaatatgaaagctATCCTTAGGTCTCAGGGTGATAGAAATAACAAGCAGTGAGCTGAATTTGATCCTCAGTTGTAGTTTGCCAACCACTTGTCAGAGCACAGAGTTCTTAACCTAGTTGTGtcagatttttaaaacatattttgtatttcaaataatttgttttctttgtaatcttatgcattttactttatacatttaaaaacattattctgaggagttcataggtttcaccaCAATgccaaatatatatctatatatatatatagagagagagagagagatatgcaaaaaaaaagattaagaacaccTAGACAGAAACAAATAAGGTATcaaaacagatttgaattcagtaaaaGATACATTTGTaatctaaactttaaaaaatgtgcctatttgcttctgaatactcCTCATATTTTGAGCTATCTCTTTCCAAATTGTTCATCATATATAAACCAACTTCAATTGTGTGTAGCGCCTGCTCAAAGCTAGTTTTAGCAATGGAAATAACTATATTTATGTGATAGGAGTAGAAAGATttgttaatgaaaaaatatgaatgtaaacAGGAAAACTGAAAATTGAAGAAAGATCTATATTtgctaaaaaaatcaatttaaatttgaagaaaaaaaggaaaaactttctcACAAGGTGAAAAAGCTTGGTTCAGGAAGCTATTAGAGGTAATTGAAAAATCActgaattcaataattttctgaaTCTATGCATCACACATgatctgaaaatataaattattgtttGGAGCACTATAATGTTCAGAATGTGTGAACAAGTACTAATCTTCCAATAACCCATTATTTAGTGttcatattatttcataatatgaaataaacagaaTGAGGATTAATCAATTGAAAAGCATTAATTAAGTACTGGCTGTATGCTGGGCACAATGGTAGTGCTAggtatataaagtttttttttaaaatgaactatttCTTGCTTTCAGGGAGCTTATAATTAAGTGGGAGTAACATacacatatgcaaaataaatatacacagaTAAACACAAAGTACAAGGTAGTTAAATAAACAGTAGTTAGGTAAGGAAAGCACTAAGTAGTGGGATGACCAAGAAGAATTTCATGCAAATGGTGGTGCTTGAGCTTCATCTTAAAGGAACTGAAAAATTCTATGAGGAATGCATTGGACACAAAAGTATGAAGAGAAAATGGGAGCATtgtactaaaaaaaattttaataattaggGCTAGAGTGTAAAGGGCTTTAGAAGTCAAACAAACGAATTTAGGTTTTATGATGGAAACAGTTTATTGAGTAGTCAGTCATTAAAGTTGTGTAGTGTTAGTGTTAGTTGAAAACAAATTCCAAACCTAAATGATTTTATTAAATCACTTGGTAAAAGGGAGAGCCAGGAAAAGATGCAGGTGCCTGCCCTGAACCTCATTAAGTTTTACATTATAAAGAGTTCAAATACTGGTGCATGTTGACTGTTTCCAAATAAGATCACATGGCTTATATGAGATATAGCTAAGTCTAACCATACAATAAGATTTAGATGAAGCTAAAACACAAGATTTTAGGTGACATTCCAATCTAAATATCCCTTGTATCAATCGATGACATCCCTGAAGAATCTCTGGTTAGTATGGTTAGTGTGACCTACAAAACCtgattttgacatttttctagtCTGGCTAGATTCAaactattaataaataataaggaATATTCCCCACAAGAACagtgagcctggagtcagggagtactGAATAcaatccaacctcacacacttattagttatgttacACTGGCAAGTGATTATCCTCtctatgcctcattttccttatctataaaatgaagataataaaaacacCTACCTTTCAGAGTTATtctaaggttcaaatgagatatctgtaaagtactttgcaaacctgaaaatactatataattgttagctatttttattattccccTGATATGGAAGATGAATTAGATTATCAGATATTTGAGGCTGGGAGGCTAATTAGAAGGCCCTAGATTTGACTCACAGGCCACAAATTGTCAGCCCATGATGGGTCTTGCACAGTCTGAAAAGGTGGTCAATGTAGGAGTACTGAGCAGCAGATAATTGAATGTATGCTGTGGGAAGTAGAAAAGGCAATGCTGAGCACCTGATTGGTTATATAGAATAAGGAAGAGTAGAGAATGAGGCTAATTAAGATTACAGATGtgtgagaaaataaaaatgatagttctcccccccaaaatatggaTATTTAGGAAAGGTgagtttgagaggaaaaaaatgatttcactCCTTGACATTTTAAGTTTGAGATGTTTATCTAGATTGAAAACTTCAGTAGCTAGTTGGTGATTTTAAGACTGGGCAGGAACTTAATATGTGTGCATAGGAATCATATATAGTCTGTAAATCAAACTAAACTGTAGcttaatatataatatgttaatatataCCATATTCCCCCATGTATAAAATGtacctttttttcaaaaaaattggggcctaaaaactgggagcatcttatatagGGGTTGtagttttttatttgcatttcccacttttttgcatTTCTTGTCTTTGAGcttattgtttcacatttgttaccagtatattaggttacaaattgccatgttctgcccagaaatgaatcagaaaagattttcctacagtgctgaattcaagtttaaaGTGATAcagtttacaaaagtgaatggaaatcgtgttgctgaatgtcagtttggtccttcttcaattaagaaaataatttgagactagcttatggaaagaaaaaatcctactgaaaatgccaaggcagaagaaggtcatgagaggcaaagcagccaaatggcctgatttagaggaTTTGAAGATATGGATGGAAGAGCAAAGGACAATTGAAATTCCACAAAGATGATTCAGtatgagacaagaagaattgctgatgaaatagaagttactgatttcaaagaaggacaAAATTAGTGCTTCTTGTTtagaaacagaatggactaagcacaTGCCCATACACCAGACTTCCCCAGGAAGTACTTCTGGTCAACCACAGATCAGAGCCcagacaggagagcagtcagagactctcctaagacagtgatttgtcatcaaacacattTGAGGACAAGCTAAAGGATGGGAGTTTCATCAGCAATGAGGAGTtgtatgatgaataaaatgagttcaataactttatggaattatttttcaaatttcaagccCCAAAATTAAAATGTGTCTTATACATGGCAAATATGGTATTTTGTAACTttgttcaatcatgtttgactcttgaTGACTCATTtggtggagttttcttggcagactcagaattgaactcagaaaatgagtcttccagttctgacattctatccattataccatctagttgcctttaATATACATTActtatatgttaaatatatatgtgtgtgtgtgtgtgtgtgtgtgtgtgtgtgtgtaatctgaGAGTCATATACATAAAGTTGATAATTAAATCAatggaagttgatgagatcactgagGGAGAGATTAGAGAGAATTCTCAAGAAAAAACCTAGAGGTATTCCCATAACTAGTGACTAGGATATGAATGATGATATAGCAAAAGATATTGAGATGGAATGGTCAGAAGGGTAGAAGGAAAACAAGTAGAGTAGTCTcacaaaaatccaaagaaaacagATTATTCAGAAGATGAAGGTAGTCAACAGAACCAAAGACTACAAGAAGATCAAGAAAGCTGAAGACTAAGAAAAGACCTCTGGCCATTAAGAGAAACTTGGTAACTTCAGAGAGAAGAATTTTAGTTGAAAGATGTGACTGAAAGTCAAACTGCAGAGGACTGGCAAGTGagtgaggagaaagaggagacaaTAAGTATAAACTACTTTTCTAAAAGTTTGACTGAAAAAGGGAAATATGGAATTAGaacttgcaagaagtgaaaacttctttgaaggatgggaaaaaaaataggtCCACTCTCTCCACTGATACTACTACCAATCTAGTGTGGGCCCTCATCACTTTAAGCCTTGATATAGCCTGGAGGAAGGGGTGGGAGAAAGCCTCCCTCAAGTCACTCCATACTCCAATCCATCTTTAATTCAGTCATTAAAGTGACTGTTCATTTCTCCATTTcctgtaactgatggttccacatatggatggtgtagtACTGATTGATGGAGCACTTATGTTTTCATGGTGTTAActgcttttttttagtttgttttttgttttgtttgttttgcaaggcaatggggttaagtgacttgcccaaagtgacacaactaggctattattaagtggctgagctCGGGATTTAAACTcacatcctcctaactccagggccggggctctatccactgtgccacctaactgcccctgcttttttaatatattaaatttatttttaaattttcatccatttgtacatgcatagttccaagtaacaaaatttccttccacccttccttcccagccCCCTCCTTCAGTAGGGAACATTCAGggtagcattttacatacatattttgttaaacatatttaaaaattagtaatttttggcatgaggaattaggattaagggaaagagttatataaaagataattttataaagtgttcatcagattcggtaggagcatttttttcctgtgtgttttgttttatttttcttcctctggttggtgTGAATATTGACCATTACCAGTCTGATACAGttattctagctctctggactgtcgagaggagttgcttccatcaaggttattcatctcataatgttgttgatgtgtacattattctcttagCTCTACTCcattcgctcagcatcagatcctttaagtcattccatgcttcactagagtccaaacatttatgtgttcttatagaacaataatattccataggattcatgtaccataacttgtttagccattccccaattgatgggcatcccctcaatttccaattctttgccacaacaaaatgagctgctatgaatattttggatgtAGGACTTTCTccagtttttataatttcttctggatatagtcctagaattgaaatttctgggtcagagtgtatgaagagttttattgctctttgggcacagtttcattttgctctccagagaggttggatctattcacaactccaccagcaatacatcaatgtcccaatcctcccacaacctctccaacactcatcatcttcctttttttcctcatttccaatatgtatgagatgatacctctttgctgttttaatttgcacttctctaatcaatagtgatttggataattttttcatatacttatatatagctttaatttattcatttgaaaactgtctgtttatatcttttgatcatttatcaaatggtcaaaaccatcaacaaatattatatttgatgAAAATGTGTggcttgtgaccttataaatttgatgcaattctctctatattttaaaaatgagacctttatcagaattactgattgtgaagattttttcccagatttctgttttttcttctaattttggcagcattgattttaatagtgcaaaatttttttaatttaatatagtcaaaatcattcattttgcaatgtgctctaattcttgtttagtcataaatttatctcttttccatggATCAGATAGATAAAgcatttttggtctattaattaatttttagtatcactctttatgtctaaatcctatacccattttgaccttattttggtataggatctGAGCTGGATCTATTCCTAGTTTTTGATATGTTGAATTAcattgagtattttcctaatgttgaaccatccctgcctgcctggtatgaATCCagcctgatcatggtatattatcctggtcATAACTTCCTGTAGTCTCattggtaaaattttatttaagatttttgcatcaatattcattagggagattggtctataattttctttgttttggttcttccagatttaggtatcagcaccatgtgatgtcataaaaggagtttggcagaattcctttctctcccatttttaaaaataatttatatagaataagaattaattgttccttaaatgtttgatagaattcaaatgtaaatccatctagacctggagactttcttagggagtttattgatggtttcttcaatttcttctttctgagatggggttatttaagtaatttatttcctcctctattaatctgggcagtttgtatttttgtaaatgttcatccatttcactcaagttgtccagtttattggcatacagttcagcaaagaagctctgaattatctctttaatttcttccagtgttaattgttaaaccaaaagtaacacaagcagcagagaatcgattcATAGTTTGTTGCTTCTCAGTTTTAAAAgctacattgagtgcacaatcatctgcaaacagaagatatTACACCAACACTCCCTTCATTTTGGCCTTGGCTTGAAGCTTTTCAAGTTGAATAATTTAACATTAATgctgtagctgaccttgatgctgtgtaCATGAAGGCACTTGATAATACGGCTGAAAACACCTTGAttaaaaagcatgggagtaaGGACACATCCTTGCTTCATTCCATTGGTGA from Macrotis lagotis isolate mMagLag1 chromosome 2, bilby.v1.9.chrom.fasta, whole genome shotgun sequence includes these protein-coding regions:
- the LOC141511593 gene encoding olfactory receptor 6C4-like — translated: MKNLTILTEFTLLGLTDAPELQVAIFLFLFFTYLFSIFGNLTIITLTLLDSHLQTPMYFFLRNFSFLEISFTTVFTPRLLFSLITGNKTISFVGCFTQYFFAIFLGATEFYLLAAMSYDRYVAICKPLHYTTIMNSKVCNLLVLCSWLSGFLIILSPIILTSHLDFCASNVLNHYYCDYGPLLKISCSDTTLLEIVDFILALVTLITTLVLVILSYTNIIQTILRFPSAQQKKKAFSTCFSHMIVVSLSYGSCIFMYVKPSSQENVAFNKGVAVLNTSVAPLLNPFIYTLRNKQVIQAFKDMTQKIMSI